The following coding sequences lie in one Methylotenera versatilis 301 genomic window:
- a CDS encoding OmpH family outer membrane protein produces the protein MTFAMTVHAAELKVGYVQVDKILQEAPQTAESGKKLEKEFSPRSQELDRMAKQIKDLEAALDKDGLTITEADRRSKERDVQNIKTEFQRKQRELREDINLRKNEELGSLQDRINKAVQSVAKAENYDLVMYSGVAYAADKIDITDKVLKLLGKK, from the coding sequence ATGACCTTTGCCATGACTGTGCATGCTGCTGAATTGAAAGTTGGTTATGTGCAAGTGGACAAGATTCTACAAGAAGCGCCTCAAACTGCTGAAAGTGGTAAAAAGCTGGAGAAGGAGTTTAGTCCGCGTTCTCAAGAGTTAGATCGCATGGCTAAGCAAATCAAAGACTTAGAAGCTGCGCTTGATAAAGATGGTTTAACCATTACAGAGGCTGATCGTCGCAGTAAAGAGCGCGATGTGCAAAATATCAAAACAGAGTTTCAACGCAAACAGCGTGAGTTACGTGAAGACATTAATCTACGTAAGAACGAAGAGTTAGGCAGCTTACAAGACCGCATCAACAAAGCAGTGCAATCCGTAGCTAAAGCTGAGAACTATGACTTAGTGATGTACAGCGGTGTTGCTTATGCTGCAGATAAAATCGATATTACTGATAAAGTTTTGAAACTATTAGGTAAAAAATAG